The Fluviispira sanaruensis sequence GGATTGTGCTTTTTTACGAGAAACGATTTTAAGATCTCTTCTCAGCCCTGCAATACCACCCGCATTCGAAATGAGAGCAGGATCCATGGAAACTCTAAACTTCACGAGCTCTTTAACAAGCTCAGTGTGCTTAGTGGATGCATCACTTGAATTCAAATCAGCAAACTTTTTTTGTTTTTTCATTGATTTTCCCAAACCTTATCACTTCTGCTCATCATACGAGTTTTGAATGGAAGCTTAGCCGCAGCCAGCTCGAAAGCCTCTTGAGCAAGGTTTGCTGGAACGCCCTGAATTTCAAAAATAACTCGACCGGAGCGAATAGGACAAACCCAACGATCCAAACCACCTTTACCAGAACCCATACGTGTTTCAGCAGGTTTCTTAGTGATTGGCTTATCTGGAAACACACGAATCCAAACCTTTCCACCACGCTTTATGTGGCGAGTCAAGGCAATTCGACTTGCTTCGATCTGACGAGCTTCAAGTTTCCCTGGTTCTACAGCCTGAAGAGCAAAATCTCCAAAATCTACGCTATTGCAGCGGTCTGCAATACCTTTGATACGACCTTTGTGAGATTTACGAAACTTTACTTTTTTTGGAGCTAACATATTCTAATTACTCCTCATTGCGCAAATTCTTGGTACTAACAGCAGAGCTAGCTGTTTTTCCAAAAACTTCACCCTTAAATAACCAAACCTTAACCCCAATGAGACCATAGGTTGTCAACGCTTCAGAAGTGCCGTAGTCGATGTCTGCACGAAGAGTATGAAGAGGAACGCGTCCTTCCATATACCATTCTGTACGAGCCATTTCAGCTCCATTCAAACGACCTGCTACGCGAATCTTGATACCTTTTCCGCCAGCTTTCATAGCTTGTTGCATAACCTTCTTCATAGCTCTTCTGAAGGAAACGCGTTTTTCAAGCTGTTGAGCAACGTTAAATGCAGCGAGTTGTGCATTTGTATCAGGACTCTTTACTTCAAAAACATCAACTTTGATATTCTTGTCGTTCGTTTTAAGAACTGTTCTTACTTCATCACGAAGAAGCTCAATTCCCTTACCTTGCTTGCCAATAAGTTTACCAGGTTTAGCTGTGTAAACTTTAACAACTACTTGTTTAGCAGCGCGTTCGATTTCAACACGAGCGACGCCTGCTTCTGAATATTTTTTTGAGATGAACTTGCGAACATTCAAGTCTTCATTAAGATTTTTTGCGAATTCGCGCTTACTAAACCAGCGAGAATCCCAAGTCTTGTTGATTCCAAGTCTCAAACCAATTGGATGTACTTTCTGACCCACTGCTGTACCCTCTGTTAATTAAGTTTAAGACGAATAGTTAAGTGCGACGTCTTTTTAAGAATTGGCGTTGCACGTCCTTGAGCGCGTGGCATAAACATGCGACGGCGTGGACCTTCATTCACTACAAAATCACTAATTACAGTGTTTACAGCGCTATTTTCAGGAAGCTGAGCCAACGCAGAGCGAATGAGCTTTACGGCAGCAACAGAACCAGAGCGTCTTTCAACAGAAAGGATTGCTATAGCCTGTGGAACAGTTTTGCCAATAATCATTGGCCTTAACAATCTAGCTTTACGTGCAGTACACTTTGCAGCATAGTGTGTTGCTTTTGCGTCCATAACTTACCTCTTACTTTTTCTTAGCGGCTTTTTTATCCGCACCATGACCATGGAAAGTACGAGTTGGCGCAAACTCACCAAGCTTGTGTCCTACCATGTTTTCGTTCACATAAACTGGAACGAATTTCTTTCCATTGTGAACTGCAAAAGTTAATCCAACAAAATCAGGAAGAATTGTTGAACGGCGACTCCAAGTTTTAATAACCTTAGCGGCACCTTTGTTCTTTTCTGCTGCTTTGAACAGATAGGAGTCAACAAAAGGACCCTTTTTCAACGAACGTGGCATGCTTTTACCTCTTAACCAATTCGAAAATTATTTCTTACGACGGCTTACGATAAACTTATCGCTCGGTTTAACCTTGCGAGTTTTATAACCCTTAGACAATTGACCCCATGGAGAACATGGATGACGACCACCACTTGTACGGCCTTCACCACCACCCATTGGATGGTCTACAGGGTTCATAGCGACACCACGAACAGTTGGGCGAACACCTTTCCAACGATTACGGCCAGCTTTTCCAAGGGATACATTCATATGATCCGCGTTGGAAACGGTACCGATAGTCGCATAGCAATCTTCAGGTATAAGACGAAGTTCCCCAGATGGCATACGGATTTGAGCATATTGCTCTACGCGACCAACTAAGGTTGCAGAAGCGCCCGCACTACGAACAAGCTTTGCACCTGCCCCAGGACGCATTTCAATACTGTGAACAACTGTACCCGCTGGAATTTTCTTGAGCGGAAGACTGTTGCCAGCTTTGATATCTGCTTCGCCTGAAGCGATAACTTTTGTACCAACCTTAACGCCATCTGTTGCGAGAGCGTAGCGACGATCTCCATCAACGAACTTAATTAAGGAAATAAATGCAGTACGATTTGGATCGTACTCGACAGAAGTTACTACACCTTCGACGTCTTTACGAGATCTTTTCCAATCGATAACACGGTATTTTACCTTATTACCACCGCCGTGATGGCGAACAGTAATACGGCCGTTGTTATTACGACCAGCCTTACGAGGCTTTGCAGCCAAGAGAGGCTTGTAAGGAGTATCAGTCGTAAGAACTTCTCTGTAGTTAATATAACTCTGTGTTCTTGTTGTGGCCGTATATGGCCTTAATTGTCTGATTCCCATTTTCCTCATCCTTGCGCGATAATTCGAGGATTTTTCCGCGCACTAAAAAAACACCAACAAAACCGAAGAAGCTTATTCTGCAGCAGCATCAGCTGGAGCGGCTACGACTGGAGCTGGAAGCTCTTGACCATCTTTAAGACGAATGAACGCCTTCTTGATGTTAGGAAGCTTAACTTCAACAGCACCACTTTTTTTAGAACGAGCTTTACGAACAACTCTTCCACGTAAAATAGAAGTATTTACATCTACAACGTCAACACCAAATACATCTTTAACAGCTGCTTTGATATCTGTTTTTGTAGCTTTAAGATCAACTTTAAGTGTGTAAACCTTACTTTCTAAAAGACCGTATGATTTTTCGCTTAAAATTGAACCTTTAATAACATAATCTGAACGCATGTTCATTTCCTTTCTTCAAAATTCAGTCTGCAAGTCTTGATTCAAGAACTTTGAACGCTTCT is a genomic window containing:
- the rplB gene encoding 50S ribosomal protein L2 codes for the protein MRKMGIRQLRPYTATTRTQSYINYREVLTTDTPYKPLLAAKPRKAGRNNNGRITVRHHGGGNKVKYRVIDWKRSRKDVEGVVTSVEYDPNRTAFISLIKFVDGDRRYALATDGVKVGTKVIASGEADIKAGNSLPLKKIPAGTVVHSIEMRPGAGAKLVRSAGASATLVGRVEQYAQIRMPSGELRLIPEDCYATIGTVSNADHMNVSLGKAGRNRWKGVRPTVRGVAMNPVDHPMGGGEGRTSGGRHPCSPWGQLSKGYKTRKVKPSDKFIVSRRKK
- the rplP gene encoding 50S ribosomal protein L16 — its product is MLAPKKVKFRKSHKGRIKGIADRCNSVDFGDFALQAVEPGKLEARQIEASRIALTRHIKRGGKVWIRVFPDKPITKKPAETRMGSGKGGLDRWVCPIRSGRVIFEIQGVPANLAQEAFELAAAKLPFKTRMMSRSDKVWENQ
- the rplW gene encoding 50S ribosomal protein L23; the encoded protein is MRSDYVIKGSILSEKSYGLLESKVYTLKVDLKATKTDIKAAVKDVFGVDVVDVNTSILRGRVVRKARSKKSGAVEVKLPNIKKAFIRLKDGQELPAPVVAAPADAAAE
- the rpsS gene encoding 30S ribosomal protein S19 gives rise to the protein MPRSLKKGPFVDSYLFKAAEKNKGAAKVIKTWSRRSTILPDFVGLTFAVHNGKKFVPVYVNENMVGHKLGEFAPTRTFHGHGADKKAAKKK
- a CDS encoding large ribosomal subunit protein uL22, coding for MDAKATHYAAKCTARKARLLRPMIIGKTVPQAIAILSVERRSGSVAAVKLIRSALAQLPENSAVNTVISDFVVNEGPRRRMFMPRAQGRATPILKKTSHLTIRLKLN
- the rpsC gene encoding 30S ribosomal protein S3 produces the protein MGQKVHPIGLRLGINKTWDSRWFSKREFAKNLNEDLNVRKFISKKYSEAGVARVEIERAAKQVVVKVYTAKPGKLIGKQGKGIELLRDEVRTVLKTNDKNIKVDVFEVKSPDTNAQLAAFNVAQQLEKRVSFRRAMKKVMQQAMKAGGKGIKIRVAGRLNGAEMARTEWYMEGRVPLHTLRADIDYGTSEALTTYGLIGVKVWLFKGEVFGKTASSAVSTKNLRNEE